Proteins co-encoded in one Streptomyces sp. NBC_00091 genomic window:
- a CDS encoding plasmid stabilization protein produces the protein MPRGSSPKRERQYEHIKESAEQRGESPKRAKEIAARTVNKERARAGESKTASRSSIEDMSSAKRGGQRSHSGAQGPTYDQLYAEAQRRNLHGRSSMDKAELKRELGY, from the coding sequence ATGCCTCGAGGTTCCAGCCCCAAACGTGAACGGCAGTACGAGCACATCAAGGAGAGCGCGGAGCAGCGCGGCGAGAGCCCGAAGCGGGCGAAGGAGATCGCGGCGCGGACCGTGAACAAGGAACGGGCCCGCGCGGGCGAGTCCAAGACGGCGAGCAGGAGCTCGATCGAGGACATGTCCTCCGCCAAGCGCGGCGGGCAGCGCTCCCACAGCGGAGCGCAGGGGCCCACGTACGACCAGCTCTACGCGGAGGCCCAGCGCCGCAACCTGCACGGCCGTTCCTCCATGGACAAGGCCGAGCTCAAGCGCGAGCTCGGCTACTGA
- a CDS encoding TetR/AcrR family transcriptional regulator produces the protein MGANRARGQRVGLTRQAVLEAAVRLVDREGLKALSMRRLGAELGVEAMTLYHHVPNKSALLDGMIEQVVAEAVPPEFGAATWREDLRAYAHALMAALGAHPHAVPLLLSRPAMTPRNLRTMEAVVEMLSGAGFPLPRTLDVLYSLTSFVVGHAAAQAGSVDGAGGLASLDPEAYPLLVSAAGEAGEDAAGARFDFALEALLSGFERELALPRG, from the coding sequence ATGGGGGCCAACAGGGCTCGCGGGCAGCGCGTGGGGCTCACGCGGCAGGCCGTCCTGGAGGCAGCCGTACGGCTGGTCGACCGAGAGGGGCTGAAGGCCCTGTCGATGCGCCGGCTCGGCGCCGAACTGGGCGTGGAGGCGATGACCCTCTACCACCACGTGCCGAACAAGAGCGCCCTGCTGGACGGGATGATCGAGCAGGTCGTCGCGGAGGCCGTACCCCCGGAGTTCGGCGCCGCCACCTGGCGGGAGGACCTGCGCGCCTACGCCCACGCGCTGATGGCCGCGCTCGGCGCGCATCCGCACGCCGTGCCGCTGCTGCTGTCCCGGCCCGCCATGACACCCCGCAACCTGCGGACGATGGAGGCCGTGGTGGAGATGCTGTCCGGGGCGGGTTTCCCCCTGCCCCGGACCCTGGACGTCCTGTACTCCCTGACCAGCTTCGTCGTCGGTCACGCCGCCGCGCAGGCGGGCAGTGTCGACGGCGCCGGCGGCTTGGCCTCGCTGGACCCGGAGGCCTACCCGCTGCTGGTCAGCGCCGCCGGGGAGGCCGGTGAGGACGCGGCCGGGGCGCGCTTCGACTTCGCGCTCGAAGCGCTGTTGTCCGGATTCGAAAGGGAACTCGCGCTCCCGCGGGGCTGA
- a CDS encoding glutamate--cysteine ligase, translating to MDVLTIGVEEEYHLVDRVSRAPVNRAPAVIRALAGELGGQVQAEFYNAQVEICTEPTADREDLREQLVRLRRSVAQGAEGVGCLAVASGTAVIPPQEPLTVTDTDRYHLMAHRFAECVGPDRLVCGCHVHVGSLCRGRALALANHMRPWLPVLQSITGNSPFVCGRDTGLDSGRSVAYACWPTVGPPPLVDEPQYLEYVDGLVSSGVLLDRGMVYWHARPSEHVPTLEIRIADVNADLDTVVLTAALVRGLASALLVEVDADVPPPRPPERALRAAHWLAATHGIDGPGLDVWTGRREPAGVLVDRLLERAAPGLEPAGDLGAVRALWAGLRGKGTGARRQRGVYAATGSLEAVVDSLDAARAGSPVVAVEAA from the coding sequence ATGGACGTACTGACCATCGGCGTCGAAGAGGAGTACCACCTCGTCGACCGCGTCAGCAGGGCGCCGGTCAACCGGGCGCCGGCGGTGATCCGCGCGCTGGCGGGGGAGCTGGGCGGTCAGGTCCAGGCCGAGTTCTACAACGCCCAGGTGGAGATCTGCACCGAACCCACCGCCGACCGCGAGGACCTGCGCGAGCAGCTGGTGCGCCTGCGGCGCTCCGTGGCGCAGGGGGCGGAAGGGGTCGGCTGCCTGGCGGTGGCCTCGGGCACCGCGGTCATCCCGCCCCAAGAGCCGCTGACGGTGACCGACACCGACCGCTACCACCTGATGGCGCACCGCTTCGCCGAGTGCGTGGGCCCGGACCGCCTGGTCTGCGGCTGTCACGTACACGTCGGCTCGCTCTGCCGGGGGCGGGCCCTGGCACTGGCGAACCACATGCGGCCCTGGCTGCCGGTGCTCCAGTCGATCACCGGGAACTCCCCCTTCGTCTGCGGCCGCGACACCGGCCTCGACAGCGGGCGCTCGGTCGCCTACGCGTGCTGGCCGACCGTCGGACCGCCTCCCCTGGTCGACGAGCCCCAGTACCTCGAGTACGTCGACGGCCTGGTCAGCTCAGGGGTGCTGCTCGACCGCGGGATGGTGTACTGGCACGCCCGCCCCTCCGAGCACGTGCCGACGCTGGAGATCCGGATCGCCGACGTCAACGCCGACCTGGACACCGTCGTCCTGACGGCCGCCCTCGTACGGGGCCTCGCCTCGGCCCTCCTCGTGGAGGTGGACGCGGACGTACCGCCGCCCCGGCCGCCCGAGCGCGCGCTGCGCGCCGCCCACTGGCTGGCCGCGACGCACGGGATCGACGGCCCCGGCCTCGACGTGTGGACCGGCAGGCGGGAGCCCGCCGGGGTGCTCGTCGACCGGCTGCTGGAACGGGCGGCCCCGGGTCTGGAGCCGGCCGGTGACCTCGGCGCGGTGCGGGCCCTGTGGGCCGGGCTGCGCGGCAAGGGCACCGGCGCCCGCCGCCAGCGGGGGGTCTACGCGGCCACGGGCAGCCTGGAGGCCGTCGTCGACAGCCTGGACGCGGCCAGGGCGGGCAGCCCGGTCGTGGCGGTGGAGGCCGCCTGA
- a CDS encoding aquaporin has protein sequence MTATVPAESVTAASAPPSPPAAPLVARAAAEFVGTAALVAVVVGSGIQATELTDDVALQLLANSTATVFGLGVLIALLGPVSGAHFNPAVTLAEWWTARRGGAGVTAREAAVYVPAQIAGAIAGAVLADAMFGEPLVKWSTHDRSAGNLLLGEVVATAGLILLIFGLARTDRLRFAPAAVASYIGAAYWFTSSTSFANPAVTIGRAFTDTFAGIAPASVPAFVGVQLVGAVVGLALVAVVFMRGTDAGGQPSA, from the coding sequence GTGACCGCCACCGTGCCCGCAGAGTCCGTGACAGCCGCTTCCGCGCCCCCTTCGCCGCCGGCGGCCCCGCTGGTCGCCCGGGCCGCCGCCGAGTTCGTCGGGACCGCCGCGCTGGTGGCGGTCGTGGTCGGCTCCGGCATCCAGGCCACCGAGCTGACCGACGACGTGGCTCTCCAGCTGCTGGCCAACTCCACCGCCACCGTGTTCGGCCTCGGCGTCCTCATCGCCCTCCTCGGCCCGGTGTCCGGCGCCCACTTCAACCCGGCCGTCACCCTCGCCGAGTGGTGGACCGCCCGCCGCGGCGGCGCCGGCGTCACCGCCCGCGAGGCGGCCGTGTACGTGCCCGCGCAGATCGCCGGCGCGATCGCGGGCGCCGTCCTGGCGGACGCCATGTTCGGCGAGCCGCTGGTGAAGTGGTCCACCCACGACCGCTCCGCCGGGAACCTGCTGCTGGGGGAGGTCGTCGCGACCGCCGGGCTGATCCTGCTGATCTTCGGCCTGGCCCGCACCGACCGGCTGCGCTTCGCGCCCGCCGCCGTGGCCTCGTACATCGGCGCCGCCTACTGGTTCACCTCCTCCACCTCCTTCGCCAACCCGGCCGTCACCATCGGCCGCGCCTTCACCGACACCTTCGCGGGCATCGCCCCGGCCTCCGTGCCCGCCTTCGTCGGCGTCCAGCTGGTGGGTGCCGTGGTGGGGCTGGCGCTGGTGGCGGTCGTCTTCATGCGCGGTACGGATGCCGGCGGGCAGCCCTCCGCGTGA
- a CDS encoding DUF2182 domain-containing protein, whose protein sequence is MPHVRLDAPAPTRPGVLLPRRELAVGWTLMALIAVLAWALTIGQARHMGMEPGTMGLALPLFLLLWVVMMAAMMLPSVAPVAITWVRGICRRAAGPARALHIAEFLSGYLLAWTAFGVLVYGALAATGRLVDGDPQAGRWIGAGAFLLAGLHQFGPLKRVCLRHCRNPMFQLLRYSRFRPFAKDLRVGAHHGLYCVGCCWGLMVVLIPLGFMNVAAMAAVAAVIFLEKLWRRGPWLAWGIGIVFLVLAGLAPFQDWLLPGLENAPPMEEMGDMGDMGRMTGLP, encoded by the coding sequence ATGCCGCACGTCCGTCTCGACGCACCGGCGCCGACCCGGCCCGGGGTCCTGCTGCCCCGGCGTGAGCTGGCGGTCGGCTGGACGCTGATGGCGCTGATCGCCGTACTCGCGTGGGCGCTCACGATCGGGCAGGCCCGGCACATGGGGATGGAGCCCGGCACCATGGGGCTGGCGCTCCCGCTGTTCCTGCTGCTGTGGGTGGTGATGATGGCGGCGATGATGCTGCCGTCGGTGGCGCCCGTGGCCATCACCTGGGTACGGGGGATCTGCCGGCGTGCGGCGGGCCCGGCCCGCGCCCTGCACATCGCCGAATTCCTGAGCGGCTACCTGCTGGCCTGGACCGCCTTCGGGGTCCTCGTGTACGGAGCGCTTGCCGCGACCGGGCGCCTGGTGGACGGCGATCCGCAGGCGGGGCGCTGGATCGGGGCCGGGGCGTTCCTCCTCGCGGGGCTGCACCAGTTCGGACCGCTGAAGCGGGTCTGCCTGCGGCACTGCCGCAATCCGATGTTCCAGCTGCTGCGGTACTCGCGCTTCAGGCCGTTCGCGAAGGACCTGCGGGTCGGCGCACACCACGGGCTGTACTGCGTCGGCTGCTGCTGGGGGCTGATGGTCGTCCTGATCCCGCTCGGTTTCATGAACGTGGCCGCGATGGCGGCCGTCGCCGCGGTGATCTTCCTGGAGAAGCTCTGGCGGCGGGGTCCCTGGCTGGCCTGGGGCATCGGGATCGTCTTCCTCGTCCTGGCGGGGCTCGCGCCCTTCCAGGACTGGCTGCTGCCGGGCCTGGAGAACGCTCCGCCGATGGAGGAGATGGGGGACATGGGGGACATGGGCCGGATGACGGGCCTGCCCTGA
- a CDS encoding helix-turn-helix transcriptional regulator — protein MMTSVSADLIRVLGDPLRLRIVTLLARETLCTTHLVEETGARQTNLSNHLKVLREAGVVETEPCGRFTYYRLRPEVIEVLAGEFADLARTARATSEANLKRSCP, from the coding sequence ATGATGACGTCAGTCAGCGCTGATCTGATCCGGGTTCTGGGCGACCCGCTCAGGCTCCGGATCGTCACCCTCCTGGCCCGGGAGACGCTCTGCACCACCCACCTCGTGGAGGAGACGGGTGCCAGGCAGACGAACCTCTCCAACCACCTGAAGGTGCTGCGCGAGGCGGGGGTCGTCGAGACGGAGCCGTGCGGACGGTTCACGTACTACCGCCTTCGCCCGGAAGTCATCGAAGTCCTGGCAGGTGAGTTCGCCGACCTCGCCCGGACCGCGCGCGCCACCTCCGAGGCCAACCTCAAGCGGTCCTGTCCCTGA
- a CDS encoding amino acid permease, with product MTSTQVEHHHGDDNATKGTTPEEGYERGLGSRQVQMIAIGGAIGVGLFLGAGANIAKAGPSLILMYALAGVIVFFIMRALGELLLYRPVSGSFAEYAREFLGPFFGFVTGWTYWLMWVVTGMAELTAAAIYVHFWFPDVPQWVTALVFLVVLFVANLISVKIFGEIEFWFSMVKVTALIGMIVIGIGVVTFGFSAAGDTAAVSNLWAFDGIFPKGVGSSLMTLQGVMFAYLAVELVGVTAGESENPEKTLPKAINTLPWRIIVFYVGALSVILMVVKWTEFQPGVSPFVAAFAKIGIPAGAAIVNFVVLTAALSSCNSGMYSTGRMLRDLAANSEAPKALGRLSSTKTPALGITLSAALMGIGVVLNYVVPEKAFGYVTSVATAAGIWTWLMILVSHIRYRRAVVAGKLPASSFPAPGGTVCSWIAVAFLLMVTVLIAIDPDSRVSLYVGAGWAVCLAIGWAVLKARNPQIAARAAGTAGAPGTAGTAGEELEPAGRS from the coding sequence ATGACCTCGACGCAGGTCGAACACCACCACGGCGACGACAACGCCACCAAGGGCACCACGCCCGAGGAGGGCTACGAGCGCGGCCTCGGCAGCCGCCAGGTCCAGATGATCGCCATCGGCGGCGCCATCGGCGTCGGCCTCTTCCTGGGCGCCGGGGCGAACATCGCCAAGGCCGGGCCCAGCCTCATCCTCATGTACGCCCTCGCCGGCGTCATCGTCTTCTTCATCATGCGAGCGCTCGGCGAGCTGCTCCTGTACCGCCCCGTCTCGGGTTCCTTCGCGGAGTACGCCCGCGAGTTCCTCGGCCCGTTCTTCGGGTTCGTGACCGGCTGGACGTACTGGCTCATGTGGGTGGTCACCGGCATGGCCGAGCTGACCGCCGCGGCCATCTACGTGCACTTCTGGTTCCCGGACGTGCCGCAGTGGGTCACCGCCCTGGTCTTCCTGGTGGTCCTGTTCGTCGCCAACCTCATCTCGGTGAAGATCTTCGGCGAGATCGAGTTCTGGTTCTCGATGGTCAAGGTCACCGCCCTGATCGGCATGATCGTGATCGGCATCGGCGTCGTGACCTTCGGGTTCAGCGCGGCCGGTGACACCGCCGCCGTGTCCAACCTCTGGGCCTTCGACGGCATCTTCCCCAAGGGCGTCGGCTCCAGCCTGATGACCCTCCAGGGCGTCATGTTCGCCTACCTGGCCGTCGAGCTCGTCGGCGTCACCGCCGGCGAGTCCGAGAACCCGGAGAAGACCCTCCCCAAGGCCATCAACACCCTGCCCTGGCGCATCATCGTCTTCTACGTCGGCGCGCTCAGCGTCATCCTGATGGTCGTCAAGTGGACCGAGTTCCAGCCGGGCGTCAGCCCGTTCGTGGCGGCCTTCGCCAAGATCGGCATCCCGGCCGGTGCGGCCATCGTCAACTTCGTGGTCCTCACCGCGGCCCTGTCGTCCTGCAACTCCGGCATGTACTCCACCGGCCGCATGCTGCGCGACCTGGCCGCCAACTCCGAGGCTCCCAAGGCGCTCGGCAGGCTGAGCTCCACCAAGACCCCGGCCCTCGGCATCACCCTCTCCGCCGCCCTCATGGGCATCGGCGTGGTCCTGAACTACGTCGTCCCGGAGAAGGCCTTCGGGTACGTGACCTCGGTGGCGACGGCGGCCGGCATCTGGACCTGGCTGATGATCCTGGTCAGCCACATTCGCTACCGCCGCGCGGTGGTAGCGGGCAAGCTGCCCGCCTCCTCCTTCCCGGCTCCGGGCGGCACCGTGTGCAGCTGGATCGCCGTCGCGTTCCTGCTGATGGTCACCGTCCTGATCGCCATCGACCCCGACAGCCGCGTCTCCCTGTACGTGGGCGCCGGCTGGGCGGTCTGCCTGGCGATCGGCTGGGCCGTGCTGAAGGCCCGCAACCCGCAGATCGCGGCGCGGGCGGCGGGTACGGCCGGTGCTCCCGGCACCGCCGGCACCGCCGGTGAGGAACTGGAGCCCGCGGGCCGGTCCTGA
- a CDS encoding arsenate reductase ArsC codes for MSSAPAASVLFVCIHNAGRSQMAAGFLRHLAGDRVEVRSAGSVPGDRVNPAAVAAMAELGIDISGQQPKVLTPEAAQASDYIITMGCGDACPYFPGKTYLDWQLEDPAGQGVEAVRPIRDEIRGLVEGLIAEIDAKGA; via the coding sequence ATGTCCTCCGCCCCCGCCGCTTCCGTCCTGTTCGTCTGCATCCACAACGCGGGCCGTTCCCAGATGGCGGCCGGGTTCCTGCGCCACCTCGCCGGGGACCGCGTCGAGGTCCGCTCCGCCGGCTCGGTGCCCGGCGACCGGGTCAACCCCGCCGCCGTCGCGGCCATGGCCGAGCTGGGCATCGACATCTCCGGTCAGCAGCCGAAGGTCCTCACCCCCGAGGCCGCCCAGGCCTCCGACTACATCATCACCATGGGCTGCGGCGACGCCTGCCCGTACTTCCCCGGCAAGACCTACCTCGACTGGCAGCTGGAGGACCCGGCCGGCCAGGGCGTCGAGGCCGTACGCCCCATCCGCGACGAGATCAGGGGCCTCGTCGAGGGCCTGATCGCCGAGATCGACGCCAAGGGGGCGTGA
- a CDS encoding DUF1326 domain-containing protein: MTDTTATVPRWHAAGDWFDTCRCNVPCPCSFAQLPTYGECDGVLAWHIREGNYGEVPLAGLNVLMLGSFVGNVWAEHTDSYGAVFIDERADAAQREALQMIFGGQAGSWPAEMVTMFGPEMRGMDFSPIQIEVDEDLGGWRASIPGRVEASAVALTGPTTPEGARVQSTNLPGSETGPGQVATWGRSTADRADAFGFHWNRAGQSSKHITFDWTGPE, from the coding sequence ATGACCGACACGACAGCGACCGTCCCGAGATGGCACGCGGCCGGCGACTGGTTCGACACGTGCAGGTGCAACGTGCCCTGCCCCTGCTCCTTCGCCCAGCTGCCCACCTACGGCGAATGCGACGGGGTCCTGGCCTGGCACATCCGTGAGGGCAACTACGGCGAGGTACCGCTGGCCGGGCTCAACGTCCTGATGCTCGGCTCCTTCGTGGGCAACGTCTGGGCGGAGCACACCGACTCGTACGGGGCGGTGTTCATCGACGAGCGGGCCGACGCCGCGCAGCGCGAGGCCCTGCAGATGATCTTCGGGGGCCAGGCGGGCAGCTGGCCGGCCGAGATGGTGACCATGTTCGGACCCGAGATGCGGGGCATGGACTTCAGCCCCATCCAGATCGAGGTCGACGAGGACCTCGGCGGCTGGAGGGCCAGCATTCCCGGCCGGGTCGAGGCGAGCGCGGTGGCGCTCACCGGCCCCACGACACCGGAGGGCGCGCGCGTCCAGTCGACCAACCTGCCGGGCTCGGAAACGGGGCCGGGACAGGTCGCCACCTGGGGCCGCTCGACCGCCGACCGCGCCGACGCCTTCGGCTTCCACTGGAACCGGGCGGGCCAGTCCAGCAAGCACATCACCTTCGACTGGACGGGACCTGAATGA
- a CDS encoding ABC transporter ATP-binding protein, with protein sequence MTSTELAEARKQSTPPPEDSPDGQGLAGLLRPYARGFAAVISLQLVGAVAGLAPLLAVVELGRTLLAPGPVDHGHVRFVVVAGAAGLFVRLLFTAAAAGVGHLLDGRVQLAFRRQLAARLGRVPIGWLARRRSGELAKLVGEDVSAVHPFIAHTPGELASAFVVPLVSLVYLFTVDWRLTLITLIPVVAAMALVPLMMTPARLREQAAFDAAMTRIGGSVVEFVQGIAVVKAFGGGERAHREFRTATDEFVAAFRRWVHGISPIAAGMQLVLSPPFVLLAVLTGGAALIAGGELAPADLLPFLLLGLGLTAPVAALGHGFDELQAARRAVGRIREVLAVPPLPEPAHPLAPHGHRVELRGVRFAYEPGREVLRGIDLVLEPGTVTALVGPSGSGKSTLVQLLPRFFDPTSGSVRLGGVDLRELSGRELYRQVSFVFQDVRLLRASVAENIALAVPDARPEEVVRAARLANIHDRVLELPRGYETVIGEDVRLSGGEAQRVALARALLADTPVLVLDEATSFADPHTEQAVGRALEALRGDRTVLVIAHRPETVAGADTVVVLADGGVVEHGPPAELLAAGGPFAALWRTLHAAGSAGEGVRR encoded by the coding sequence ATGACCAGCACCGAGCTCGCCGAGGCGAGGAAACAGTCCACACCACCACCGGAGGATTCCCCGGACGGGCAGGGCCTGGCAGGGCTGCTGCGGCCCTACGCGAGGGGCTTCGCGGCCGTGATCTCCCTCCAGCTCGTCGGTGCGGTGGCGGGGCTGGCGCCGCTGCTCGCGGTCGTCGAGCTGGGCCGGACCCTGCTCGCGCCCGGCCCGGTCGACCACGGCCATGTCCGCTTCGTCGTGGTCGCGGGCGCGGCCGGCCTCTTCGTCCGGCTGCTGTTCACCGCCGCGGCGGCGGGAGTCGGGCATCTGCTCGACGGGCGGGTGCAGTTGGCGTTCCGCCGGCAGCTGGCCGCGCGGCTGGGGCGGGTCCCGATCGGCTGGCTGGCCCGTCGCCGCAGCGGCGAGCTGGCCAAGCTGGTGGGCGAGGACGTGTCCGCCGTGCACCCCTTCATCGCCCACACCCCCGGCGAGCTGGCCTCCGCGTTCGTCGTGCCACTGGTGTCGCTGGTCTACCTGTTCACCGTCGACTGGCGGCTGACGCTGATCACCCTGATCCCGGTGGTCGCGGCGATGGCGCTGGTCCCGCTGATGATGACTCCGGCCCGGCTGCGCGAGCAGGCCGCATTCGACGCGGCGATGACGCGGATCGGGGGCTCCGTCGTGGAGTTCGTCCAGGGCATCGCGGTGGTCAAGGCCTTCGGCGGGGGCGAGCGCGCCCACCGCGAGTTCCGCACCGCCACCGACGAGTTCGTCGCCGCCTTCCGGCGCTGGGTGCACGGGATCTCCCCGATCGCCGCGGGGATGCAGCTGGTGCTGTCACCCCCGTTCGTACTGCTGGCCGTGCTGACCGGCGGCGCGGCGCTCATCGCCGGCGGGGAGCTGGCACCGGCCGATCTGCTGCCGTTCCTGCTGCTGGGACTCGGGCTGACCGCCCCCGTGGCGGCGCTCGGGCACGGCTTCGACGAGCTCCAGGCCGCCCGCCGCGCGGTCGGCCGGATCCGCGAGGTGCTCGCGGTGCCGCCGCTGCCGGAGCCGGCGCACCCCCTCGCGCCGCACGGCCACCGGGTGGAGCTGCGCGGCGTCCGCTTCGCCTACGAACCCGGCCGCGAGGTACTGCGCGGAATCGACCTGGTGCTGGAGCCGGGGACGGTCACCGCGCTCGTCGGACCGTCAGGGAGCGGCAAATCCACGCTGGTCCAGCTGCTGCCGCGGTTCTTCGACCCGACGAGCGGCTCGGTCCGCCTGGGCGGCGTCGACCTGCGCGAGCTGAGCGGCCGGGAGCTGTACCGGCAGGTCTCCTTCGTCTTCCAGGACGTGCGCCTGCTGCGCGCCTCGGTCGCGGAGAACATCGCGCTGGCGGTACCGGACGCCCGTCCGGAGGAGGTGGTGCGCGCCGCCCGGCTGGCGAACATCCACGACCGCGTGCTCGAACTGCCCCGCGGATACGAGACGGTGATCGGCGAGGACGTCCGGCTGTCGGGCGGCGAGGCCCAGCGCGTCGCGCTCGCCCGCGCCCTGCTGGCCGACACCCCCGTGCTCGTGCTCGACGAGGCGACCTCCTTCGCCGACCCGCACACCGAGCAGGCGGTGGGCCGCGCCCTGGAGGCGCTGCGGGGCGATCGGACGGTCCTGGTCATCGCCCACCGCCCGGAGACCGTCGCCGGCGCCGACACCGTCGTGGTGCTGGCGGACGGAGGTGTCGTCGAGCACGGCCCACCCGCCGAACTGCTCGCAGCGGGCGGTCCGTTCGCCGCGCTGTGGCGCACCCTGCACGCAGCGGGCTCCGCAGGAGAGGGGGTCCGGCGATGA
- a CDS encoding STAS domain-containing protein, translating into MVFETEEERFTVTVRAVDGTVLLTLGGELDHDTAAPLEAALDAAAAQGGRLLVDMAGLEFCDSTGLNALLRGRLTLQEAGGTLELAGLSGPVARMFRITGADGIFPVHADVAQALGTVPGR; encoded by the coding sequence ATGGTGTTCGAAACGGAAGAAGAGCGGTTCACCGTCACGGTGCGGGCGGTGGACGGGACCGTACTGCTCACCCTCGGCGGTGAGCTGGACCACGACACGGCCGCGCCCCTCGAGGCGGCCCTCGACGCGGCGGCCGCGCAGGGCGGCCGGCTGCTGGTGGACATGGCGGGACTGGAGTTCTGCGACTCCACCGGGCTGAACGCCCTGCTGCGCGGCCGGCTCACCCTCCAGGAGGCCGGCGGCACCCTGGAACTGGCCGGGCTGAGCGGGCCGGTCGCGCGGATGTTCCGTATCACCGGTGCGGACGGGATCTTCCCGGTGCACGCCGATGTGGCGCAGGCGCTGGGCACGGTCCCGGGCCGTTGA
- a CDS encoding histidine phosphatase family protein, translating to MSGTQERRVVLVRHAKAVPKDGVDDFDRPLADRGRADATATGRRLAGSRLGVALARCSSARRTRQTWQLMLPSLADRPPTVYDDRLYNAGAEELLAAVTATDDGVSGLLLVGHNPGIQELATALAAEGLPDLLRRIAAGLPTCAVAVVDFHGSWTDLAPGTGRLTALWAPGD from the coding sequence GTGTCCGGGACGCAAGAGCGGCGCGTGGTCCTGGTACGGCACGCCAAGGCCGTGCCCAAGGACGGCGTCGACGACTTCGACCGTCCGCTGGCGGACCGGGGGCGCGCCGACGCGACGGCGACGGGGCGCCGGCTCGCCGGGTCCCGGCTCGGGGTCGCCCTCGCGCGGTGTTCGTCCGCGCGGCGCACCCGGCAGACCTGGCAGCTCATGCTGCCGTCGCTGGCGGACCGGCCACCGACCGTGTACGACGACAGGCTCTACAACGCCGGTGCGGAGGAGCTGCTGGCGGCGGTGACCGCGACGGACGACGGCGTGTCCGGCCTGCTGCTGGTGGGCCACAACCCCGGCATCCAGGAACTGGCCACCGCGCTGGCCGCCGAGGGGCTGCCCGACCTCCTGCGGCGGATCGCTGCGGGCCTCCCCACCTGCGCCGTCGCCGTGGTGGACTTCCACGGCAGCTGGACGGACCTCGCGCCCGGCACCGGCCGGCTGACCGCCCTCTGGGCCCCCGGCGACTGA
- a CDS encoding arsenic resistance protein: protein MTREPRGAVERMEDHQVAIYLGAMALGGVLGGAAPAVGPGLEHAINPVLGALLFVTFLQVPAADLLRSLRDGRFLAAALTVNFVVVPLVVAALFAFLPADQAVRTGVLLVLLCPCVDYVIVFSGLAGGDSRRLLAATPLLLIAQMLLLPGFLYLFMGPGLGEVVEAGPFLEAFLFLIVVPLALAWTLQAWAARRPAGARVSGAATATMVPLMAATLITVVASQVPRLGGRLGDVAAVIPCYAGFLLVMAFAGRAVARLFRLDTAAARAVVFTGATRNSLVVLPLALALPDELAVAAVVVVTQTLVEVIGMVACVHLVPRLVPDRTPG, encoded by the coding sequence GTGACACGGGAACCGCGCGGTGCGGTGGAGCGGATGGAGGACCACCAGGTCGCGATCTACCTCGGCGCCATGGCCCTCGGCGGGGTCCTCGGCGGGGCGGCGCCCGCCGTCGGGCCCGGTCTGGAACACGCGATCAATCCGGTGCTCGGCGCGCTGCTCTTCGTCACCTTCCTCCAGGTCCCGGCCGCCGATCTGCTCCGATCGCTGCGTGACGGACGGTTCCTGGCCGCCGCGCTGACCGTGAACTTCGTCGTCGTGCCGCTCGTCGTGGCCGCCCTGTTCGCCTTCCTGCCCGCCGACCAGGCGGTCCGGACCGGCGTCCTGCTGGTACTGCTGTGCCCGTGCGTGGACTACGTGATCGTCTTCAGCGGCCTCGCGGGCGGCGACAGCCGCCGTCTGCTGGCCGCCACCCCGCTCCTGCTCATCGCGCAGATGCTGCTCCTGCCCGGCTTCCTCTACCTGTTCATGGGCCCCGGGCTCGGTGAGGTCGTCGAGGCGGGCCCGTTCCTGGAGGCCTTCCTCTTCCTGATCGTCGTCCCGCTCGCCCTGGCCTGGACCCTTCAGGCATGGGCGGCGCGCCGGCCGGCCGGGGCGCGGGTCTCCGGCGCCGCGACCGCCACGATGGTGCCGCTGATGGCCGCCACCCTGATCACGGTCGTGGCCTCCCAGGTCCCCCGGCTGGGCGGCCGCCTCGGCGACGTGGCGGCCGTCATCCCCTGCTACGCCGGCTTCCTGCTCGTCATGGCCTTCGCCGGGCGGGCGGTGGCACGCCTCTTCCGGCTGGACACCGCCGCCGCCCGGGCCGTCGTCTTCACCGGCGCGACCCGCAACTCGCTGGTCGTCCTGCCGCTCGCCCTCGCCCTGCCCGACGAGCTGGCCGTCGCCGCGGTCGTCGTGGTCACCCAGACCCTGGTCGAGGTCATCGGCATGGTCGCCTGCGTACACCTCGTCCCGCGCCTGGTCCCCGACCGGACCCCCGGGTGA